One Spinacia oleracea cultivar Varoflay chromosome 4, BTI_SOV_V1, whole genome shotgun sequence DNA segment encodes these proteins:
- the LOC110798159 gene encoding uncharacterized protein isoform X2: protein MRYLSLSSSIKVALLFSLSFTATSTSSPSLFFSNPKPYFPFSLSSRHLHKATAADLLSLLGPEDQASNVDPIEAKQLRSCLKFLVPFNLTSIEDDVVSVKRRSMVGVIGQRREIEEDELIRWPPSSVLDLARLSFDYGGDPGVIHHALDPTIIPELNAYLVFLFEMIASRGPSVGLNVSLNRYDFFHGHLFLAKDTGRLGILFHAKEYPAYDKKVFPFNMGYCQRGSDLAYDSTMNLRNILWLAPMPSSSSDAWVAPGVLVVLDSRPDGIIYRDLIPDYVQIARTLYEDDFGEVAVDVNYLNVGGTSSPNYELFVC, encoded by the exons ATGAGgtacctttctctctcctcctccatcAAAGTGGCGCTactcttctctctctccttcacTGCCACTTCCACTTCTTCACCATCCTTGTTCTTCTCCAACCCTAAACCATActtcccattttctctctcctctcgtcATCTTCACAAAGCCACAGCTGCGGaccttctctctctcctcggCCCCGAGGATCAAGCCTCCAATGTCGACCCGATTGAAGCGAAACAACTCAGGTCTTGTCTCAAATTCCTCGTTCCTTTCAATTTAACGTCAATTGAGGATGATGTTGTTTCGGTCAAACGGAGGTCAATGGTTGGTGTTATTGGTCAAAGGAGAGAGATTGAAGAGGATGAGCTGATTCGGTGGCCTCCTTCCTCGGTTTTGGACCTCGCTCGGCTTTCTTTTGATTATGGTGGTGATCCTGGTGTTATTCACCACGCCCTAGATCCTACGATCATACCt GAGTTAAATGCTTACCTTGTTTTCTTATTTGAAATGATTGCTTCCCGGGGTCCAAGTGTGGGGCTGAATGTTTCCTTAAATCGCTATGACTTCTTCCATGGTCATCTCTTTCTTGCCAAAGATACTGGAAGACTTGGAATATT GTTCCATGCCAAGGAATACCCAGCCTATGACAAAAAAGTATTTCCATTTAACATGGGGTATTGCCAAAGAG GATCTGATCTAGCTTACGACAGTACGATGAACTTAAGGAATATTCTTTGGTTGGCTCCAATGCCGAGTAGTTCAAGTGATGCTTGGGTTGCGCCTG GTGTGTTGGTTGTTTTGGATTCTCGTCCAGACGGAATTATATACAGAGATCTCATACCTGATTATGTGCAAATTGCACGGACATTATATGAAG ATGATTTTGGAGAAGTTGCTGTAGATGTCAACTACCTAAATGTGGGAGGTACATCCTCCCCAAATTATGAGCTCTTCGTTTGTTAA
- the LOC110798159 gene encoding uncharacterized protein isoform X1 yields MRYLSLSSSIKVALLFSLSFTATSTSSPSLFFSNPKPYFPFSLSSRHLHKATAADLLSLLGPEDQASNVDPIEAKQLRSCLKFLVPFNLTSIEDDVVSVKRRSMVGVIGQRREIEEDELIRWPPSSVLDLARLSFDYGGDPGVIHHALDPTIIPVPDVEGSKKSRCELTRTPYGWHFINDELNAYLVFLFEMIASRGPSVGLNVSLNRYDFFHGHLFLAKDTGRLGILFHAKEYPAYDKKVFPFNMGYCQRGSDLAYDSTMNLRNILWLAPMPSSSSDAWVAPGVLVVLDSRPDGIIYRDLIPDYVQIARTLYEDDFGEVAVDVNYLNVGGTSSPNYELFVC; encoded by the exons ATGAGgtacctttctctctcctcctccatcAAAGTGGCGCTactcttctctctctccttcacTGCCACTTCCACTTCTTCACCATCCTTGTTCTTCTCCAACCCTAAACCATActtcccattttctctctcctctcgtcATCTTCACAAAGCCACAGCTGCGGaccttctctctctcctcggCCCCGAGGATCAAGCCTCCAATGTCGACCCGATTGAAGCGAAACAACTCAGGTCTTGTCTCAAATTCCTCGTTCCTTTCAATTTAACGTCAATTGAGGATGATGTTGTTTCGGTCAAACGGAGGTCAATGGTTGGTGTTATTGGTCAAAGGAGAGAGATTGAAGAGGATGAGCTGATTCGGTGGCCTCCTTCCTCGGTTTTGGACCTCGCTCGGCTTTCTTTTGATTATGGTGGTGATCCTGGTGTTATTCACCACGCCCTAGATCCTACGATCATACCt GTGCCTGATGTTGAAGGGTCGAAGAAATCTAGGTGTGAGCTCACCAGAACTCCCTATGGCTGGCACTTCATAAACGAT GAGTTAAATGCTTACCTTGTTTTCTTATTTGAAATGATTGCTTCCCGGGGTCCAAGTGTGGGGCTGAATGTTTCCTTAAATCGCTATGACTTCTTCCATGGTCATCTCTTTCTTGCCAAAGATACTGGAAGACTTGGAATATT GTTCCATGCCAAGGAATACCCAGCCTATGACAAAAAAGTATTTCCATTTAACATGGGGTATTGCCAAAGAG GATCTGATCTAGCTTACGACAGTACGATGAACTTAAGGAATATTCTTTGGTTGGCTCCAATGCCGAGTAGTTCAAGTGATGCTTGGGTTGCGCCTG GTGTGTTGGTTGTTTTGGATTCTCGTCCAGACGGAATTATATACAGAGATCTCATACCTGATTATGTGCAAATTGCACGGACATTATATGAAG ATGATTTTGGAGAAGTTGCTGTAGATGTCAACTACCTAAATGTGGGAGGTACATCCTCCCCAAATTATGAGCTCTTCGTTTGTTAA